GCCTGCGCCGTGCAGGAACAGCAGCGGCTCGCCGCTGGAGCCGAACTGATGCAGCTCGACCGAGAATTTTCCATTGAGCAGTTTCTGCGTGGTAATCATTTTGCGCTCCGAGCCTCCGCTTGAACTCCCACGCCCGTGCGCGTCTGGCCGTTGGCGCCGCGCTTCTCAAAATCCACCGGCGCCGGCGTTTGGATTTCGTTCTGCGGCAGCCGCTGGGGCGACCAGCGATCTTCCCAATCGCTCCACAGGTCGCGCATGTATGGCATCACTTCCTTGGCGAACAGCTCAGTGCTCGCCTTGACCAAATCCGGCGGCATCGAGCCGATCTGCATCAGCATCATTAGGTGCCCGCAGTTCAACGATTTCATCGCCTCGCGTAGCCGCTCGCGCACCGTCTTGGGCGACCCGGCGATTATAAAGCCCTGGTCGAGGAAATCCTTCCAGGTCAGTCCCTCGCGCCGCAGGTCCGCCTGCTTGCCGACCTGACCAAGTATCCCGGCCTTGATCGTCTTGACCGTCCGATAACCCGGCGCATCGGCGAAGCCGTTGTACACGTGTAGGCAGCGATTGAAGAAATAGTCGACGTGCGGGGCGTAGAGGCGCTCGGCCTCTTCGTCGCTGTTTGCCACAATCACGACCTGTGCAAAGCCCATCGAATACGGATTTAGCTCCTTGCCCCGCTTGGCCATCACTTCCCAGTAGCCGTCGGCGACTTTCTTGCCGGCGATGTATCCGAAGTAGCTTAAGAAGCTGTACTGGTAGTCGTGATTCGCGCAGAAGTCATAGGTCTCGACCGAGCCACCGCCCGGAATCCAGATAGGCGGATGCGGTTGCTGAATCGGGCGTGGCCACAGGTTGACGTAGCGCAGCTGCGTGTACTTGCCGTTGAAGGAGAAGATATCCATCTCCTTCCAGGCCTTAACGATCAGGTCGTGCGCCTCGTAGTATTTCTCGCGCAGCGTCGCCGGAACGGCGCCGTAGCAGAAGTTGTCGTCCATCGAGGTGCCGACCGGAAAGCCGGCAATCAGACGGCCGCCCGAGATCACGTCGAGCATCGCGAATTCCTCCGCGACGCGGACGGGAGGATTGTACAAGGCGATCGAATTGCCCAGTACCACCAGGTTAGCGTTGCGGGTGCGCCGCGCCAGCGAGGCCGCCATCAGGTTGGGCGAGGGCATCATCCCGTAGCCGTTCTGGTGATGCTCATTCACCCCCAGACCGTCGAAGCCCATCGAATCGGCAAATTCGAGCTGGTCGAGATAGTCGTTGTACAGCTTGTGTCCGACCTTGGGGTCATACAGGCGGCGCGGGATATCGACCCACACGCTGCGATACTTTTCCTTGAAGTCGTCCGGCAGGAACCGGTACGGCATCAAATGGAACCAGGTAAATTTCATACGTTCATCTCCTTATGCGTGTGCCACCCGGTCAGCCGGAAGATCGGGCAGCGACCGCTTTCGATTCTTCTCCATTTTCAATTGCAGTGTTCTCGAGTAAGGCCGTACTGCGGGCGGCAACCTTCACCAAGTGCGATTCCAGCGCCTCGTGGATGAAATGTTCCGGGTCGAGGCCGGTGATGTCGCCGAAGAAGTTGTCATCGCCCAGCAGCATGAACGCACCGTTGATACTCGCCCACATGACCGCGGCGGTCTTGGTCGACCCCATCGCATTCGCGATCAGTCCAGCATTGATCACACGTGCAACCGTGCGTTCCCATAAGCCGAATACTTCTTGGCTGAGCGCGAGCACGCGTTTATGGTTGCGAATTTCAGACGCACGCCTGATGCGCTCGGTAAGTTTGGTCCATCCAGCGGATTGCTGGGAGAGAAACATCTCGCGCGACTCACGGATGTGATCGAGATAGGCGGCAGCCACCTCGCGCAATTCCTCAAGAGGGGCAAGTTTACTCGCCTGGATTTCCACATAGCGCTCGCGCAGTTGCTCGACCCTCTCCACCAGCAGGTTGAGGAACAGATCGTCGCGCGAACAAAAGTAGAGGTAGATAGTCCCGACCGCGACTTCAGCCTCGCGCGCGATCATCTCAATGGTCGAGTGCTCGAGCCCGTGCTCGCCAAACACGCGCAACGCCGCGGCGAGAATCGCCTCGCTACGAGCCTGTCGCTCACGCTTATGTCGCTCTCGAACGCTCATTAACCTCTAACGCTGAATCAGCATTCAGTTTCTGAATGTAGACTCATAGCTTCGAACACGGTGAATGTCAAACCGATGGAGGGTTTGGTGACGTAGTCTATTTTAGGTCCCCCTTGAGCTAACCAAGTCGTTGCTGGTTGCTGCCGGGAGGCCTAACCGCAAGGTTCACTGGAAAGTTGTTTGTTCGACTTCAAAAAAAACCGCTTGTTTCTACGAAAAACCACTTGTTTCCATTTCTGTTTTTCTCGTCAGCGGTCTGACCCGCTTACTACCCGACTCGTGTCGAAGAGGAAACGCCCTCGAGGAGTTAATTTCGCTTTACACCGTTTCCCGAGGTTAACGATGACAGTTAACGAAGGCGGAATTTTATAGCTCCGCTCGGTCGTTCTTCCCCGGCACCATGATTGCTCGTTCCGTTTCGTGAGCGGAACGCCACGAAAGGGGATCCAGAGGTCAGTCAGTATCGCGAAGAGAAGGGAGATGAGGTTTCCACGTTGCATAGGCCTGTTGGCACCGGTTGTGCCGCAGGGCCTCGACCCTCCTGGTGCTGTCGGTGCCCAGCTCGTCGCTAAAGCCGGTAGCGAGTCCTCGGGTTCACAGACGGCGACGCAGCTCCGACCTGCACGTGGACCGACCGGTCTGGTCGTGGAGCTCCTGAAGCCATATTGGAAACGGCTTGTGATCGTCTTTGCGGCCATGTTGGTTGAGGCCTCGATGAGCCTCGCGGCACCATGGCCACTGAAGATCATCATTGATGATGTTGTCGGCGTTCATCATTCGCGTAGCCGGATCTCGTGGATGGCGTCCTTTGCTCACCATCATGACAAGATGCATCTAGCCGCGTTGGCAGCGCTAAGCACGGTGGCAATATCAGCGTTAGCGGCGTTGGCGAGCTACATTAACAACTACTACACGGAAAGCATCGGTCAGCAGGTCGCAAACGATCTGCGCATGAAGCTCTATTCGCATCTCCATCGACTCTCGCTTACCTACTACGATCGCAATCAAACCTCGACGATCCTGAGCACTATCACGGACGACGTGAGTACGGTTCAGGACTTTGCCTCTTCGGCGACCTTGTCAATGTTCGTCGATCTCCTGACCATCATTGGGATTCTTGCAATGATGTTCTGGTTCAAGTGGGATTTTGCGATTATGGCGGCCGCGGTGACGCCGTTGCTGTTGTGGTTCATCGCTCGCTTTCGGCGCGCAGCGAAGAAGGCGGCTCGCGAAGTCCGACTCCGCCAGAGCGAGCTAATGGGTGTGATACAGCAAGGGCTCGAATCGATCCGAGCGGTTCAGGCCTTCGGTCGCGAGGCGGCCGAGGAGAGCCGTCTGAGCGAAGTGAGCCGCGCGACCGTCAATGCCGCGCTGAAAGCACGGCGAGTCAAGTCGCTCATCTCACCCATGGTGGGAATCACGGCTTCCTTGTGGACGGCCTTCCTGATGTGGCGCGGGACATCACTCATCCTCGCTCGTACGATGACCCTGGGCACATTGACGGTGTTTCTGGCTTACTTGAATAAGTTCTTCAAGCCCCTCCAGGATCTAGCGAAGATGGCAAATACGGTTGCGCAAGCCGGAGTGGGCCTAGAGCGGATAGCAACTATCCTCGAGGCAGACAGTATTATCCCCGAACGTCCGAATGCGCTTGAGCCGGCCAGTCTTCGCGGTGAAGTCGTCTTCGATCATGTGACTTTCGCATATGATGCGAACTCTCCCATACTCCGCGAGGTCAACCTTCATGTTCAACCCGGGCAACATGTAGCTATCACAGGCCCGACCGGGGGAGGCAAGACGACCTTGGTGAGCCTGATCCCGCGTTTCTATGATCCGACCACCGGCCAGGTGCAAATCGATGGGGTGGACGTGCGCGATTTCACACTTCAGGCTCTCCGCCAGCAGATCGGCTTCGTTCTGCAGGACACGGTTTTGTTCCGTGGCACGATTCGCGACAACATCGCCTATGGCCGCGCCGGCGCCACCCGAAATCAGATCATCGACGCCGCCAAGCTGGCTAACGCGGACGAGTTTATCGAGCGGATGCCTCACGGCTATGAGACGATGGTGGGTGAGCGAGGGTGTACGCTCTCTGGAGGGCAGAGGCAGCGGATAGGTATTGCCCGCGCGGTCGTCAGAAATTCGCGTATTCTTATTCTCGACGAGCCAACCGCGGCGCTCGACGCCGATTCAGAAGCACTCGTGATGGAGGCTCTGGAACGACTTACGAAGGGGCGCACCGTCATCACTATTACTCACCGGCTTAACACGATTCGCCTGGTGGACAAAATTATTGTGCTCAGCGCTGGTGTTGTGGCAGAGGAAGGCACTCACCATGAATTGCTAAACCGTGGTGAGATCTACGCCCAGCTTTGCCGCGTCCAGTCAGCACCAGGGTTTGTGCCCGAACAGGTATCCCGATGGGGTGGCCATTGCCACCTGCCGATCGGCAGGGTAGCCGACGGCGGTTTTTGAGAAGGGACTAGCAGGATTTTTTGGGAGGGAAGTAGCAGGTTTTAAAGGAGGGAATAGGACTATGTCTTCCCATTCAGCAATCATTTTTCCTGATGACTCCGCCGGCCCGCTAATCAGCGCGATCGATTCTGCGACCAAGTCGCTACGGATAAAGATGTTCGTCTTCACCGACCCGGCCCTGCTCAGGGCAGTAACGGCCGCCCGCTATCGGAACATCAAAGTTCAGGTAATGCTGAATCCAGCGCGCCGGGATGGTGAAGACGACAATGGGTCCACCCGGGAAACGCTCATAGAAGCCGGTATTGAAGTCAAAGACACTAATCCCGCCTTCGGCATGACCCATGAGAAGTCGCTGGCTATCGATGATGAATTGGCTTTTATAGGTTCCTTGAACTGGGAGACGGAGAACCTGACGGAGACTCGTGATTACGTCATTTGCACCTCTCGTCCACACGAGGTCGGTGAGATGATCAGCTGCTTCGACGCCGACTGGCATCGCATGCCTTTCGCGCCCGGGAAGCACACACATCTGGTCTGGTGCCCGATCAATGGACGCGAACGAATCGCGCGATTTATCGATGACGCCAATCACACCCTATTTGTACAAAACCAGCGCTATCAAGACCCGATTGTCATCGAACGTCTGGTTAGGGCCAAGGAACGTGGAGTCAAAGTTCACGTTTTGGCGCGTCCTCCGCACACATTAAAGAAGGACAAGCTTATGGAGGGCGTGGGGGGATTGCGCATCATGGACGACATTGGGATAAAGGTTCACAAACTGAAGAACCTCAAACTTCACGGTATGATGCTTCTGGCGGATGGGATCCGCGCCATCAACGGCTCAATAAATCTGGCTCCGGGCAGTTTCGACGATCGTCGCGAACTGGCTATTGAGACGCGCGACGACGAGGTCGTCGACAGGCTGCACAAAGCAGCTCACCACGACTGGGAACACTCGCACCCGCTCGATCTCACCGACGAGGGATTGCTAAGTGACTTGGAACAGCGCAGCGAAGAAGGTGCAAAGAGTCTGGTGCTAAGTTCGCAAGAGCGAGATCGAGCAGAGACGAACTGAGATGCGCCCGAACAAGGGAATGCTTTTATTCCTGCATGGGTACCAGACAATCAATATTTTTAGATCTACGACTCTTTTTTTGCTGTCCTGACTGCCTCGGAGCGTCCGGGACCTGAGAGATTTCCCGATGCTAGAGTCGCTAGCTGCTTCCGGACGATGTTTTACAACGGTGGAGGCTACCTAAGGATTCTCCCGATGTTAAGTAGATTTGGTTGGCTACTATTTACTCTAAGTCTCGCGTCTCTTGCGGTATCAGCGCGGCTGCATGCGCAGGAAACCAACATCATGCAATCCGGAAGTAGCTTCCATGGCATCCGTGACTACCGTGAGGTAATGCCAGGCGTTCTCTATCGGGGCGGAGCGAACAATGGACGCGCTCCCCTGAGAGACGACCAGCTAAAAGCCCTGTGCGAAGCCGGCTTCGGCACCGCGGTTTATCTCTATCGAGCGGGTTTTTCCGGTCCCTCGACTGTCCAATGCTCAAAGGGGTCGCTTCGCTATATCACGGAAGGATGGGAAGGCAAGGGGCGGGCCGCAGTTAACCAGCAGATTTACGATGTCATCAAGAGCAAAGACAAGCCGATTTTCATTCATTGCTGGAATGGCATTCATGCAACCGGAGCCGTCGCGGCGACTGCGCTTATGCAGTTTTGTAATACTTCATCGCAGGAGGCTGTTGCGTACTGGAAAGTGGGGATCGCTCCCCGGGTGCAATATCCGTCCGTGATCCGCAGTATCGAGAGCTTTCAGAAGAACCCAGAGCTTGAACTGACCCCTGAGCAACAAAAGCAGTATTGTCCTCAGTTCCCAGGCATGCAGTCTCGAAAATAGGAGTTCTCCCACCCCGGTAAGCTTTTCGCGCAGCGCAATGCCGCTGCCGATCGTTCATATCGAGCTGCGAGCACACGAAATGCCCAGTCTACAATGCCGAAGCCGCCCGACCGGCAAGAACATCGCGCTTCTGGGATTTGCTTTATGCTGGGCGCTCCTCCCTGGAACTGGCAGCGGCGCCCAGTTTGAAGGAACGGCGACCAACTATGGCCGCGAGGAGTGTATTACACTAGACCATTTCAGCAAGGAATCTGGTGCACAGTACCTGGAAAAAGATTCGGCTCAAGAAGCGAAGCTATGCGGGATTGGGTTCGACAGCAAAACCATCGGGCTGTGTCCCAAGATCTGGAGCACTAGTCCCGGTACGATCGTGTACGACATCACTGGCTCTCAGTACAGCGGACACCCGGAGACCTTCGAAAATGAATATTGCGCGAAGCAAAGGCAGTTAAGGCATAAGGTTGCCGGCGTGGATAGATTGGCCGCTTACAAGCAATCTATAAATGGGCAGTTCGGCCAGCACACTAGTGCCACCTTCTCTCAGGCCTCGCCTCTTTACTACCATTTTGCCCGATATTTCAACACGACCGTAGATGTTCCGGTTGCGACGGTCAGGACTACGGACGCGCACAGACACTTTGCGCGGGTGGCGGTGAGAGGCCGCGCAATTGCTCCGCGCGGCATGATCCTCGCCGGATGGAACGTCGTCACCTCAGCCGAGCAGAACCCCACCGCCTATTCACCAGTGAACGAGTTCTACTACGGCGATCCCAAGGACCACCTGATCTATGGGACCATGCTGAAAGCTCAGGGCACCAGATATGGTCCTGAATTTAATGGAAACATCTCGGGCAAGGGTTATTCCCAACAGTACGAATTCCTGCAAAAGACGCCCGCATTTCTCGCGCTCGCGTCGCCCGAAAACCTGGTTGATGCGATGAGCTCGGGACTCAATGAGAGCCGCAAGGACCCGATCGTCGCCAGAGCGCTAGGTCCGAATGTCTCGAGAGAGCAGATGATGTTCTGGATGACCGAATTGTCGGAAATCTGCCTCTTGGACTACATCTTCAATCAGCAAGATCGTCCTGGAAACATAGACTACCGCTGGGTCCGATATTACGTTGACCAGCAGGGGAAGTTGAAATCAAAACGCGTCGATTCGAAGATGGGTCATGCGGGAATCGGCTCGATCAAGATGCCTGACGATCTTAACGGAAGCACGAAGGTTTACCTGATTCAAAAGACGCACATTAACGATAATGATGCTGGCGGCAGGAGATATACTAATTTCACCAAGAAATTTGACTTGTTGGAAAAGCTAGAACATATGAAAGCCATCACCTATCGACAGCTGATTCACCTGTCAAAGGATTTTCAGGCCAAGGGACCGTTGTATAACTATCTAGGGAACACGTTTTATCTTAACGATGACTACACTGAGTTGATCGCTCAGAACACGATCCAGGCGGCGAATATTTTGCAGAGTGCATGTAAGGGCGGGAAATTAAGATTCGATTTGGATCCCGAGAGGCTCCTGACGACGGGAAAAGTAGAAGAGATACCAGTCGATTGCCTCAATCCGTAACATGAGATCGTGTTTACTGAGATTAGAGACACCGCCCGAACCCAGCCCCCTGGGGAGAAACACTAGCGCGATAATCTTCCCAGCACACCGAACCTAAACTCGCACTCTATTATGCGACTCAATTTACATTGTCGCGCGGGCATCAGGGCGTGATAGCGATCGAACTAAAAGTGCATCCATAAAACCAAGACACCCAGGGAGAACCCCTGGCGAGAGTCTTTGAGCCTTATCTCCTGTCAAACCGCCGCGGAGATAAGGCTTGGATCACTCCGAGGTCACATCCAAGCTCAAGCCGTTTGGACATCGTGGAGATGAATCGAGTTCGTGCATACGACGTTCACCGCCTTGACTAGAGGGTGGGCTTTTTGAGAAACGAGATCCAGCGCCGATTAGCTTCGCTATGATCACTGTGTACGGTGGATCGACCACGCGATCGTTTCGCGTGCTTTGGCTGCTGGAGGAGATGGGCCTCCCGTACGCGCTGCGGACGGTCGATCTGCGACACCGGGGCGACGATGCCGAATTCCTGAAAATCAACCCTGCCGGGTTCTTGCCTGCCATCCAGGATGGCGGGGTAGTGATGGTCGAGTCGATCGCGATCATGGAATATATGGTTGCCCGGTACGGACCGACGGATTTGGCACCAATCGGAAGCGATGCAGCGTTCCCGCTTTACCAACAATTCCTCCACCTTGGCGAGGCGGGCATGTCAGCATGCCTCAACATTGTGGTTGCCAGCAGATATTTCGCGCCGGGTGCGGAGAGAGATAACTGGGGCGCCCGTCAAGCTATCCAGATGTTCCTCAATCGCATGACGCTCGTGTCGCGGCGCTTGGACGAGGTTCCTTATCTTGCGGGCAAAGCTTTCACCGCTGCCGACATATCGGTGTGTTACGCCCTTGAGCTGGGTTCCGCCTTGGGCGCTTGCGAGGAGTACAGCCCAGTCGTGAAATCGTACCTTGAGCGCCTCCGTGACCGCGAGGCATTCCAAAGGGCAAGGAAGAAGTCCACCCCGCTCAGCCAGAGCGCTGAAACGTAGAATCGAAATTCACCCAGAGAAAAGGACTGCCGTCGAGGTAGGCGCTATGAAATTCATGTACTTTTTTTTGCCCACCCTTCCCGCGACGCTGGAAGAGCGCCGCCAGTTGCGGCCGATTGCCAATCATACTGAGCGTTGGCAGCGGATGATCAGCGAAGTGGTCGAACTGGCCCAGAAAGCCGAGGATCTGGGCTTCGATGCGGTCTGCTTTCCCGAGCATCATCTGCACAGCGAAGGGCTCGAAATCGGCGGGTTACCAACTCTCTATCAGCACGTCATCCACCATACTAAACGCATCAAGGTTGGTCCCATCGGCTATGTTCTGCCGGGGTGGAATCCACTGCGCCTGGCCCTCGAGATCAGCTGGTTGGATCAGCTGACCAAAGGTCGCACATTTGTCGGATTCGCACGGGGCTATCAGGCTCGTTGGCTCAATCAGATGGCGCAGAAGATTCACGTTAGTGCCACGGTCAGCGACCGGAGCGAGACCGATCGGATCAATCGCGAGGCCTTCGAAGAAGTCTTCCGCTTTCTCAAATTGGCGTGGGGCGACGAGCCGTTCCGCTTCAAGGGCAAGTACTACGAATACCCCTCTCCGCAAGAAGGGACTCCCTGGCCGGCACACGAATGGACCCGCGAGTATGGGGCGTATGGCGAGGTCGATGAGCTCGGACTTATTCAGAAGATCAATGTTGTACCGAAGCCGTACCAGAAGCCGCATCCCCAGCTGTTTCAAGCTTTTTCGGTCAGTGAAGAGACCGTGCGCTGGTGCGCGCGCGAGGGAATAATCCCGACGATTCTCCTGCCGCAGCCCGAAGTGGTGCGAAAATTCGTCGAGGCTTATCAAGAGGAGTCTCGCAAGAGCGGCCGTGAGCTGAAACTCGGCGAGAACGTTGGCGTGGTCCACTGCGTCTACCTTGCCGACGATCGTCGTCGCGCTCTGGAACTTGGCAATCAGGGCGTTTGCGGCACCGGCTTCGCCAGGTTCTTCCATCATTTCGGCTTTTCCGAAGCCTGGCGTGAGCCCGCTGATGAAGCCCGTTACCCCACTGGCAAGGTGATGTTGCCGGCCTCGGAAGTTACGATTGAGCGCCTCGCCCGGGTCAAGTTTGCGTTCGCCGGAAACGTTTCCGAAGTACGCGAGGAGATGGACGCGTTGGTCGAGAATGTCCATCCGGAATGGTTCGTGTGGCAGGGCGACCAGGGCTTGCTGCCGGTCAACGAGATCAAGCGGCAGCTCGAGATTTTCGGTAGCGAGTTGTTGCCACGGTACCGGTAGTCTCCTCTGCCGTCAT
The genomic region above belongs to Candidatus Binataceae bacterium and contains:
- a CDS encoding ABC transporter ATP-binding protein: MRFPRCIGLLAPVVPQGLDPPGAVGAQLVAKAGSESSGSQTATQLRPARGPTGLVVELLKPYWKRLVIVFAAMLVEASMSLAAPWPLKIIIDDVVGVHHSRSRISWMASFAHHHDKMHLAALAALSTVAISALAALASYINNYYTESIGQQVANDLRMKLYSHLHRLSLTYYDRNQTSTILSTITDDVSTVQDFASSATLSMFVDLLTIIGILAMMFWFKWDFAIMAAAVTPLLLWFIARFRRAAKKAAREVRLRQSELMGVIQQGLESIRAVQAFGREAAEESRLSEVSRATVNAALKARRVKSLISPMVGITASLWTAFLMWRGTSLILARTMTLGTLTVFLAYLNKFFKPLQDLAKMANTVAQAGVGLERIATILEADSIIPERPNALEPASLRGEVVFDHVTFAYDANSPILREVNLHVQPGQHVAITGPTGGGKTTLVSLIPRFYDPTTGQVQIDGVDVRDFTLQALRQQIGFVLQDTVLFRGTIRDNIAYGRAGATRNQIIDAAKLANADEFIERMPHGYETMVGERGCTLSGGQRQRIGIARAVVRNSRILILDEPTAALDADSEALVMEALERLTKGRTVITITHRLNTIRLVDKIIVLSAGVVAEEGTHHELLNRGEIYAQLCRVQSAPGFVPEQVSRWGGHCHLPIGRVADGGF
- a CDS encoding TetR/AcrR family transcriptional regulator encodes the protein MSVRERHKRERQARSEAILAAALRVFGEHGLEHSTIEMIAREAEVAVGTIYLYFCSRDDLFLNLLVERVEQLRERYVEIQASKLAPLEELREVAAAYLDHIRESREMFLSQQSAGWTKLTERIRRASEIRNHKRVLALSQEVFGLWERTVARVINAGLIANAMGSTKTAAVMWASINGAFMLLGDDNFFGDITGLDPEHFIHEALESHLVKVAARSTALLENTAIENGEESKAVAARSSG
- a CDS encoding LLM class flavin-dependent oxidoreductase is translated as MKFTWFHLMPYRFLPDDFKEKYRSVWVDIPRRLYDPKVGHKLYNDYLDQLEFADSMGFDGLGVNEHHQNGYGMMPSPNLMAASLARRTRNANLVVLGNSIALYNPPVRVAEEFAMLDVISGGRLIAGFPVGTSMDDNFCYGAVPATLREKYYEAHDLIVKAWKEMDIFSFNGKYTQLRYVNLWPRPIQQPHPPIWIPGGGSVETYDFCANHDYQYSFLSYFGYIAGKKVADGYWEVMAKRGKELNPYSMGFAQVVIVANSDEEAERLYAPHVDYFFNRCLHVYNGFADAPGYRTVKTIKAGILGQVGKQADLRREGLTWKDFLDQGFIIAGSPKTVRERLREAMKSLNCGHLMMLMQIGSMPPDLVKASTELFAKEVMPYMRDLWSDWEDRWSPQRLPQNEIQTPAPVDFEKRGANGQTRTGVGVQAEARSAK
- a CDS encoding glutathione S-transferase family protein produces the protein MITVYGGSTTRSFRVLWLLEEMGLPYALRTVDLRHRGDDAEFLKINPAGFLPAIQDGGVVMVESIAIMEYMVARYGPTDLAPIGSDAAFPLYQQFLHLGEAGMSACLNIVVASRYFAPGAERDNWGARQAIQMFLNRMTLVSRRLDEVPYLAGKAFTAADISVCYALELGSALGACEEYSPVVKSYLERLRDREAFQRARKKSTPLSQSAET
- a CDS encoding LLM class flavin-dependent oxidoreductase, with protein sequence MKFMYFFLPTLPATLEERRQLRPIANHTERWQRMISEVVELAQKAEDLGFDAVCFPEHHLHSEGLEIGGLPTLYQHVIHHTKRIKVGPIGYVLPGWNPLRLALEISWLDQLTKGRTFVGFARGYQARWLNQMAQKIHVSATVSDRSETDRINREAFEEVFRFLKLAWGDEPFRFKGKYYEYPSPQEGTPWPAHEWTREYGAYGEVDELGLIQKINVVPKPYQKPHPQLFQAFSVSEETVRWCAREGIIPTILLPQPEVVRKFVEAYQEESRKSGRELKLGENVGVVHCVYLADDRRRALELGNQGVCGTGFARFFHHFGFSEAWREPADEARYPTGKVMLPASEVTIERLARVKFAFAGNVSEVREEMDALVENVHPEWFVWQGDQGLLPVNEIKRQLEIFGSELLPRYR
- a CDS encoding phospholipase D-like domain-containing protein, translating into MSSHSAIIFPDDSAGPLISAIDSATKSLRIKMFVFTDPALLRAVTAARYRNIKVQVMLNPARRDGEDDNGSTRETLIEAGIEVKDTNPAFGMTHEKSLAIDDELAFIGSLNWETENLTETRDYVICTSRPHEVGEMISCFDADWHRMPFAPGKHTHLVWCPINGRERIARFIDDANHTLFVQNQRYQDPIVIERLVRAKERGVKVHVLARPPHTLKKDKLMEGVGGLRIMDDIGIKVHKLKNLKLHGMMLLADGIRAINGSINLAPGSFDDRRELAIETRDDEVVDRLHKAAHHDWEHSHPLDLTDEGLLSDLEQRSEEGAKSLVLSSQERDRAETN